The DNA sequence atttggGTCTAAATTAGTTTGATCAACAAGAAGAAATTAGGGACTATTGTGAAATTTTTGGTTTGTGGTGATTTTTATAGTGACTAATTTGGATTGACATTAGTGATTGAGATTGAATTGAGAATTTTTGGAAAGTCCAATTTATAAGTGCTGcccaatttttcatttaaatggTTTCGAagaatttgtattttttgtgtGAATTGACTAGTTATTCATGGCTTCTAGACTTGAACGAACCACTACTCAAGCCCAAAAAACAGAACGAGGCTCATCTTCTCGCAATCCAAACCCCCAAAGGAACTAACCATCGAACCAACCCCCTCCAAAATTCATCAATGACGAGGCAGCCGAAGGatacaaaaaaatcaaaagcAAGGGGTAATAAGAGAGTGGGGATTTGACTTTCAAGATGAGCCATTCGAGAAGGATCGTGGTTATGAAGTAATTCCATAAGAGATTGTGTGAAGAAATTGGCAAAGAGTGTGTGCTTCTCAAATTGTGGGAGAAGCCAATTATACTTTCATTTTTGAATTCTTTGCTAATTATCCTTTCCAGAACAAAATAAACGAAGTTTATGTAAGGGGAGTTTCAGTACCAAGGagcattaaaattattaatcgCCTATTGAACCTTCCAACATTTGCTAACCACTTAGATGAAAGGTTGGTTATTCACGTTGGTTGGCTGAGGTTTTAGGCTAGGAGGGCACCCAATTTTGCAATGAAGTTTTTGCATCATTGGCAACTTAACATAGAGGCTAGAGCATGAGTCTATTTTGTTAATGCACGATTATTGCCAACATGGCAACATCCCATGCATCTTGAGGGGATTATGATCGGTGCATGGTAGTGTTTGCTATGTTGTCTTAGTTCAGTTGTGACATTGCTAGGCTGTCTCATAAGAATTTTGAGTTTGTCTCTCAAATGCGCACCACTGCTGGCACGACTCATGGTGTTGTGATTACAGCCTTATGTAGCCAACATGGCATTTGAGCCTTAGATGGGGATATCATTAAGCTACCCATGAAGATGATTATTTTTTAGAAGCATCCTTCACTCCTTCAGAAGAGATACGAAAATGCCACAAAGGCAATAAACCAACCCAATGGTGATGGTAATGAAGCAGAGGATGACAATGAAGCTGGTTCTAGTGAAATTCTTCCTCTTCCATTATAAATCGAGCCTCTACTGGATTCAAGGACTCAAGGCACTTATGATTGGTTAAATTATATCATTCGTCAAAATCAATACATAATCCAATCGAATCAGGCTCATGCTCAGGCTGATTTTTACAATACCTACCTTAAGCAACAAAATACATTCGCTCATCGGCAAGTGAGTAAATTAAATTCAACTTTTGTCATGTGGACTATGAATCCCAATGTCCCCTAATTATTTTTCGGCTCCCCCGCCATGGCACCCGTACCAACCACCACCTCCACTACTACTATACTGATGTGGCGCTCAAGTAAATTCTCTTTCCTATTCATTAATGTGATtttggggacaatgtgtcatTTAACTTTGGGggtaaactcaatttttttagttttagttttaatttgtttgtttgttttgcttgtttatttttgtgtgtgttatGAGTCAAATATGAGCTAATATGGAACTGATTTTATTTTGTCCAAAAATATGTGTGCTTAGAAAGattgtatttttattaactttaaTTTTGTGCTTGAAAGAATATATAATTGGTAAATTTCTAACAATTTATTACATGTTCCTTAAAGTATGCAAAACCAACTTCATTTGAGGGCCGCGACCCTACAAGCCAGTATAGGCTATAGCGGCCTGTGTCCCTTTTCACgcacattattatttttatttttattaattattgacttattaattgCTCCCAAAAAAgtcaatattaatattaattacataATCATATACGAActgataaaattaaaagaactatatgttagttgaCGTTGATGAGTACTCAGGTGAggattgatgatgatgatgatagagCCCTCTCAAAAACAAGAGGAAGAACAAAACCATCTAATGCTAAAAACCTCTTACCATTCTTGACCACAGCCCCAACAAAGCCACAATCGAACCTACAAACATTACAGAACTCTGCTGGACACCATCCGATATTGTAGATCCCATCATCGAACCCACTCTGTTTCACAATCCGAAAGTAATTGCTTGCCTTTCCCGAGCTTCCTGTCCCAATCAGTCTCCTCCCGCTAACGGAATCTCTCATCCCTTCCATCTGCCACGTGGTCGACTTAATACAGATTGTGATTGAAGAGAATGTGATCTTCAGATCCCTAGATTCCCTAATCACCTCCTCTCCTTTCCCCAACGGCTCAAACGTCACCGGAAATCCTTTCCCCCTCGAATCGATTTCCTGCCCGGCGTACAGCTGGCACCACTGGGTTCCGTTGACCAGCGTAAATCTGCCGCCGTTGTCGGTAATGGCCGGCTTGATGTAGTACTTGACGCCGCGCCGAAGAGGCTTTCCGGTGGTGTCCAGAACTGGATTGCTCCCCGATTGGGCTGAGGCTGCTGCTATGGCAATTACAAGCCACGTCATCAAGTTAATAAGAATCGTCAACTTCATATTTTTGGTTACTATATGGTTTAATTTGTAGTATTGAATATAGATATAGCTAGGagagtatttatatatatagtttaaagTCGACTAATTAACTAAGACAAATTTAAGCTTGTATTGTAGTAAAAGGATAGGATAATGTATATATGTACCGTTTATTATAGTAATACCGTATATGCATTTATTACATTAGGCGGTGCCATGAAATTGAGTGTCGTCCTAATTTATTATGATTTTATATAAGTCGCATATATACGCACCTAAGATCCAAATATGACAGTGTGGAAAGATTTATCAAATTTATGCATTTATTGTATGGTTGGGCATTTAGTCCaactttgttttatttattactaGGGAATAgatccgcgcttcgcgcggttttaataatttttttaaaattttacatgaaagaaattaatttttagttacgaATAAAATCTCAATTCAGTCTaatactattttatatttttttttatgaataatataaaggggaattaccccatatactgtttttttttaattttttttctttcaaatttacggtttgggtttctaaagtggttgcagcgctagttgcaataggggtttctttgtagaattctgtaaaaaatgtaaaaaaaactgttttgaagtgtaaaaataaaaaaatccctaatataaaattatataatatatttatgtaaaatttcttttatttgtaattAGCACAAATATTAATcatatacaataaaaataaaagcacaTTTCGAATaaagttatttataataattaaaaggtattaaaaatataatttttttaaatgaatcaaatattataatggtataaatttttctgtaattaaaaaaatgatactcatttatagtaaaatttaatttgttgttcatatatttaaattaaatatttttatagtttttttatttatataaaaatattaatttaagtattaataatttaaatattgtaaatttttaacgTTTTGATTAAATGAGaggtagatattttaaaatattatttattttgttgcagcgctttattaaattaatgaatcatgatttgttatcttttttattactattattatttataatattaattgtttgtatcaattttttaagttagaataatattattattttaattgatgaATATTTTTGTCTCTTCTCTTTCCTAGTGCCATATTTTTTAAACTCAATTaagatgtatatatacataaactaattaagatgtatattcaaagtaattatgaaataaaaaaaattacaaaactatTATAAGTAAAtggataaaaaataatcaaatctatagaaaaaaaatattaatttttggatATTTATGTAAAGTTGATCAATTGAATATgtatttatacataaatatataaaattaattgagTAAGGTATTCAATTGCCCCTACAAagagaaatattaattttagacaAATCGGTgtgaatgaaaaaatattttacttgtagtattttcttaatgaaataaaatatatattgtgtttACTTGTAGTTAATAAGTATAATACTCACATAGTTTGTAAACTGTGAGACTcttacaaaatatatgtatatatacattacTTAGAagacatattataaaataaataaaatattaatagataaatagtaaaaaaatgtTCATACATCTCAtttgatttatatttttctttatatattgagaaaaaaaataatgtttaatttcattttaaataatttagttcGAATATTTTTTGAGCTAttaaaaatatagaattatatatataatcttgaaataaaattaactcataataaattgtatattattgttatatattacatcaaatataaaaaagttataaaataaatatttattagataattacttttaaaaatataaattatgaaaTGTATATTAAATGAAAGATAAAAAACTATAAGACATTAAGAATAAGATAATAAAAACTCATAGGGTAAGAAATTAATCAACCACCCATAAACAAAAATACTTTTGGATGAATTAATATGacataaaaagaataatatttataacctACATGGATGATGCCTACATCATTTATAAACAATGTGGGACATTTAGTTCCATGTATTTTTGTAGTtgttttctaaataaaatagaaaaaattcacaaaattttaaaaatagaataaaaaaaatctaagatGCCACATAAACTTattttgtgctttcctttatattatatatagatatttgaaAAGTCATCATCTTCCAATCTAACTGTATTTAAAatctaatctaatttaattactaattaaattaaattaattttttaattagatatttaattacaaatttaagttttattattaacttaaaaatatacaaaaaaatatgtaaaaattatcacactatttatttaagtttaatatttcgtaaaaatattattaatataagtgTAATGtaactaaaaatttaaaataaccaaaataacaataataccAATTAATTTTTCATCTCGATATTACTCTCATGGGTCGTTTTTAACCTAGCTTTATTTGGAAAAGCATCTTCGAAACACAAGAGCTGATCAAGAAAGGTGCTTGACAGGTTGTTGGTCCTGGTACAAGTATTAGTGTTCAGTTTGATCCTTGGTTAGAAGATGCTTCACATCCGTGGGTCACTACTATCACTAATGGTGTGGAGCAGTGGAAGGTTAACAATCTCATGGTGCTAGGAGAAAGAAGTTGGGATTTGGAAGTGATTTCCGATATTTTCAATGATCGGGATAAGAGGTTAATTTTGAAGACCAACATTGATTAGGAGTCTACGATTGATACTTGGTATTGGTCTTTGGATCTGCATGGTGCTTACACTGTAAGGGAGGCCTATCGCTTGCTACATCAGGCTGATGTCACTAACACTAGTGACTTTGAGATGAAAATTTAGAAGATCGCTTGGAAGCTTCAAGTCCCTCCGAAAGTTCACCAACTTATGTGGCGTGCTTTGACAGGTTGTTTGGCTACTAAAGTTCAACTTAATACCAAGCACATCCCTCTTGATCAAATATGTCTCATGTGTCACCAAGCGACTGAGACGATCATTCATCTATTGGTTCTATGTCCTTTTGCAAGATCATGTTGGCAAAGGTCAAGCTTAAATATGGTCTCGGTGTCTTTGGCATCATTTTGGGATTGGTTTAGTCAGATGATACTTCAGCACTCTACTATGGCACAAGAGGAATTATTAATGGTGATTTGGGCAATTTGGCATGCCCGAAATGAGCTAGTTTGGCGGGAGAAATCACTGTCAGCGGCGGAGGTTATTCTATTGGCAAGAGTAATCCTTAATCAATGGAGACATGCTCAACAAAGGAGATTGGGGTCTTTATTTGTTCCTACGGGTTCGAACATAGACTTAGAACATTGGGTGAAACCGGTTTGGGGAAAGATTAAGGTAAATGTTGATGGCGCAATCTTTGCAAATGACGGAAAGTTTGGAGCGGGTGCCGTGGCTCGAGACCATGATGGTCGGTTTATTGAAGCCTTCACGGTCCTCTTGGAGGGGTTCGTGGACCCGGCCATAGCTGAAGTTGTGGGAGTTAAGGAGGCTCTGAGTTGGATAAAGAGACACCAATGGGGTCGGGTTGAAGTTGAGACGGATTCTTTGGTTGTTGTTCAAGCAATCCGAGGTTcggttatcattttatttcCTTTTGGTCAACATGTGTCTGCTTGTCGTACATTGTTGCATGCCTTACCTTTAGTCAcgattaattttgttaaatgtTCTGTAAACAAAGCTGCACACCGTCTTGCTCGTAGCTCTTGTTTGTATTCAGATCGTATTTTCAGTGAGAGTAATGCTCCTGCTGATCTTTTATCTATTGTAATGGTTGAAAGTTCATTCTAATAAAGTTTaccattttccttcaaaaaaaaaataaataataaatatcaaatttttcaCAACTATTGTGTATTGaatcaaaattatgaaatttgatgcaaataatataataaaatgagCACAATTTCTACATGATCTACTGAGATGGTcttattcttattcttattaTATAATCATTTCTCCTGATCACGACGTTAATTAATATTACACCAATTATTaactttatttaaaatcataTATCTATACAAATTAACTATATGTTAGTTAATGACTGCAATGGAGCCCTCTCAAAAACCAGAGGAAGAACAGAACCATCTAAAGCCAGAAACCTCGTTCCATTCTTGACCACAGCCCCAACAAAACCACAATCGATCCTACACCGAGAACAGAACTCATTAGGGCACCAATTGATGATGTAGTTCCCATTTTGTTTCTCAATTCGAAAGTAGTTAGTTCCTGTTCCCGAGCTTCCAGTCCCAATAAGTCTCCTTCCCACCTCCACATCTCTCTCTACTTCCAACTCCCACCTGGTCGACACAATACAGATGGTGTTTGCAGAGAAGGTGATCTTCAAATCCCTCATCTCCCTAATCACTTCCTCGCCTTCCGCGAACGGTTCAAAGGTTACCGGTAACCCTTCGCTGCTCGAATCGTTTTCCTGGCCGACGTACAGCTTGCACCACTCGCTCCCTTCGACCAGCGTAAACCTGCCGCCGTTGTCCGTGATGGCCG is a window from the Cannabis sativa cultivar Pink pepper isolate KNU-18-1 chromosome 1, ASM2916894v1, whole genome shotgun sequence genome containing:
- the LOC115703666 gene encoding kunitz type trypsin inhibitor 104; the encoded protein is MKLTILINLMTWLVIAIAAASAQSGSNPVLDTTGKPLRRGVKYYIKPAITDNGGRFTLVNGTQWCQLYAGQEIDSRGKGFPVTFEPLGKGEEVIRESRDLKITFSSITICIKSTTWQMEGMRDSVSGRRLIGTGSSGKASNYFRIVKQSGFDDGIYNIGWCPAEFCNVCRFDCGFVGAVVKNGKRFLALDGFVLPLVFERALSSSSSILT
- the LOC115707339 gene encoding kunitz type trypsin inhibitor 104; its protein translation is MKSTIIAGSTLISLAWLVIMAIVATAHEPTNNPVLDTTGNPLRRGVDYYIKPAITDNGGRFTLVEGSEWCKLYVGQENDSSSEGLPVTFEPFAEGEEVIREMRDLKITFSANTICIVSTRWELEVERDVEVGRRLIGTGSSGTGTNYFRIEKQNGNYIINWCPNEFCSRCRIDCGFVGAVVKNGTRFLALDGSVLPLVFERAPLQSLTNI